From the genome of Plasmodium malariae genome assembly, chromosome: 9, one region includes:
- the PmUG01_09017800 gene encoding D-tyrosyl-tRNA(Tyr) deacylase, putative: MKAVIQRVKGVVLSVKEESGQQHENELQIFSKINEGLVCFIGIHKDDTWNDALYIIRKCLNLRLWSNQNKKWDKSVKDLNYELLVVSQFTLFANTKKGNKPDFHLAKEPNEAHTLYNKMIEQFIKEYKKEKIKTGKFGHYMNIDITNDGPVTILIDSHDVNLEN, encoded by the coding sequence ATGAAAGCAGTTATACAGAGGGTAAAAGGGGTAGTGTTAAGTGTAAAGGAAGAATCAGGTCAACAACATGAGAATGAGCTGCAAATATTTAGCAAAATCAATGAAGGACTTGTATGTTTTATAGGTATTCATAAAGATGATACATGGAATGATGCATTGTACATAATACGTAAATGCTTAAATCTACGACTATGGTctaatcaaaataaaaaatgggatAAATCTGTAAAAGATTTAAACTATGAATTGTTAGTTGTATCACAGTTTACTCTTTTTGCTAATACGAAGAAAGGTAATAAACCTGATTTTCATTTAGCTAAAGAACCGAATGAAGCTCATaccttatataataaaatgattgaacaatttataaaagaatataaaaaggagaaaataaaaacaggAAAATTTGGtcattatatgaatattgaTATAACAAATGATGGACCCGTCACAATTTTAATTGACAGTCATGATGTCAATTTGGAAAACTAG
- the PmUG01_09017700 gene encoding conserved Plasmodium protein, unknown function, translating into MKNEVKSEGKNHTISDGKNNAKCEGKNDVTKKRKDQALKDYIYQNILKKDIFMNIFKGRNNYSNNEKKKISENIEIAKKKEDNTNNVDIIHNEDEEYMLFLSYIYNDVTSFIENNKDYNLKEFDFLDTEDLIMEICANICHKTYNNIKMMFNKSKESETTFHIDSCMNEKHEQHSNTSLNDSSFFFIPPMEFVVSYIHKLQYGKGDISRGVVDFIRSNNYDKHPLLYSCEPNEIGRNEVKNEHVNTRDEQGEEQQVMSKTFFQKDCPQFTKYQQNDEKKMCMITQEKSLSVEEHTISNNNEDVAEYPCSASNMCNGNIKPIHANLDHFSFHNEKKYDNELKEKMPISYMLNGDEKRNLEFWTNHKNYINSVHKTQLMGNNPSTQNITINRNDNFEDFEDPHSNDISNSNNSDGDSFCKYYDCVNNFSSNFFSAEVKEEHNMISMNNEGKGYTHFENAKTERKDDMSISNCRTMRDVNLNIISNVSSSFHCGGIGKDGDNHYNDNEKFNTCGSTYNKEHEDSASNKEEGEEHTPRKTDSSFSSHISYSSEAIKTIFPVKEISCNIQQQKMNFLNHEIISDHVKVKDIHADVKVLHHCDYNMDEDTNDDDTVGGGGSDIGSIGVNSNCVQNNDSTDNIINTGKDGFPVSAYDDSCNITSSNYLSTTGKLNDNMEEYNLDTQGIAGDTNGNSFENANNGIVCLPKKECNTREEKNRTNYNAAATTCTTTNNNDYNNTSESMSKDEEDGESEFSKKKVEFNESEYYEKAEKRMINKKIFKDEDQKEFTKNYNLHDDYYYFKYLNKCENTANPYRYTKVQKKANINVTPSPFPQFLRDIQIYNISQKKIRLKK; encoded by the coding sequence atgaaaaatgaagtaaaaagtGAAGGTAAGAATCATACAATATCTGATGGGAAGAACAATGCCAAATGTGAGGGAAAAAACGACGtaacaaaaaagagaaaagacCAAGCACTAAAAGATTATATATACcaaaatatactaaaaaaagacatatttatgaacatatttaaaggaagaaataattatagtaacaatgagaaaaaaaagataagtgAGAATATTgaaattgcaaaaaaaaaggaggataatacaaataatgtCGATATTATCCATAATGAGGATGAAGAGTACATGCTATTTTtgagttatatatataatgatgtAACTTCATtcattgaaaataataaagattaCAATTTAAAAGAGTTCGACTTTTTGGACACTGAGGATCTTATTATGGAAATATGTGCTAACATATGTCATAAGActtataacaatataaaaatgatgttTAACAAATCGAAAGAAAGTGAAACAACTTTTCATATAGACAGCTGTATGAATGAGAAACATGAACAACATAGCAACACTAGTTTGAATGactcttcctttttttttatacctcCGATGGAGTTCGTTGTgtcatatattcataagcTGCAATATGGTAAAGGCGATATTAGCAGAGGTGTGGTAGACTTCATAAGAAGTAACAACTACGATAAGCATCCCTTGCTATACAGTTGTGAGCCCAACGAGATAGGCAGGAATGAAGTTAAAAATGAACATGTAAATACTAGAGACGAACAAGGAGAAGAACAACAAGTTATGTCTAAAACGTTTTTCCAAAAAGATTGTCCTCAATTTACTAAGTACCAACAGAATgatgagaaaaaaatgtgtatgaTTACACAAGAAAAATCTCTTTCTGTAGAAGAACACACTATTTCTAATAACAACGAAGATGTAGCAGAGTATCCCTGTTCTGCTTCTAATATGTGTAATGGGAATATTAAACCCATTCATGCAAATTTAGACCATTTTAGTTttcataatgaaaaaaaatatgacaaCGAacttaaggaaaaaatgccTATTAGTTATATGTTAAATGGagatgaaaaaagaaatttagaATTTTGGACAAACcataagaattatattaattctgTACATAAAACTCAGTTAATGGGAAATAATCCTTCCACtcaaaatataacaataaatagAAATGACAATTTTGAAGATTTTGAGGATCCTCATAGTAATGATATCTCCAATTCAAACAATTCAGATGGAGATTccttttgtaaatattatgactgtgttaataatttttcttcaaatttttttagcGCGGAGGTTAAGGAGGAACACAACATGATATCCATGAATAATGAGGGAAAGGGTTACACTCATTTCGAGAATGCAAAAACAGAGCGGAAAGATGATATGTCAATTTCGAACTGCAGAACGATGAGGGATGTCAACCTGAACATTATCAGTAACGTTAGCAGTAGTTTCCACTGTGGTGGTATCGGGAAAGATGGTGATAACCATTACAACGATAACGAGAAATTCAACACTTGTGGTAGTACCTACAACAAGGAGCACGAAGACAGCGCTTCTAACAAAGAAGAGGGGGAAGAACATACTCCAAGAAAAACTGACTCTTCTTTTAGTTCTCATATTTCGTATTCATCCGAAGCGATAAAAACTATTTTTCCTGTAAAAGAAATATCATGTAATATCCAGCagcaaaaaatgaattttttgaATCATGAAATTATTTCTGACCATGTTAAGGTGAAGGATATTCACGCCGATGTAAAGGTGTTGCACCACTGTGATTATAATATGGATGAAGATACAAATGATGATGATACAGTAGGTGGTGGAGGTAGTGATATAGGTTCTATCGGTGTTAATAGTAACTGTGTGCAAAATAACGATTCAACTGATAACATTATTAACACAGGAAAGGATGGATTTCCAGTTAGTGCTTATGATGACTCTTGTAATATTACGAGTAGTAATTACTTAAGTACAACTGGAAAACTAAATGATAATATGGAGGAATATAACCTCGATACGCAAGGAATCGCAGGGGATACAAACGGAAATTCGTTTGAAAATGCAAACAATGGTATTGTATGTCTTccaaaaaaagaatgtaaCACTCgggaggaaaaaaataggaCGAATTACAATGCTGCTGCTACTACGTGTACtactactaataataatgattataataataccaGTGAAAGCATGTCAAAAGACGAAGAGGATGGTGAGAGcgaattttcaaaaaaaaaagtagaattCAATGAAAGTGAATACTACGAAAAAGCAGAGAAACGAATGATAaacaagaaaatatttaaagatgAAGATCAAAAGGaatttactaaaaattataatttacatgatgattattattatttcaaatatttaaataaatgtgaAAATACAGCCAACCCTTATCGTTATACGAAGGTTCAGAAAAAAGCAAATATAAACGTAACGCCTTCTCCCTTCCCCCAATTTTTAAGAGATATACAGATTTACAATATtagccaaaaaaaaattagattaaaaaagtaa